In the genome of Cryptomeria japonica chromosome 8, Sugi_1.0, whole genome shotgun sequence, one region contains:
- the LOC131857857 gene encoding receptor like protein 22-like, whose amino-acid sequence MTTFGFNWSLDLSNTRIEGEIPAAIGNVSSLKSLDLSNTRIEGEIPLSIVNLSKLVSLELSYNKLTGVIPPSLDSLSSLVSLHLYANELNGMIPSTISNLVHLRRIWLDSNSLSGLISLSVFDNLTRLNVLHLSHNHLTVNIDSTWIPQFKLSFLGLGSCNLDRIPSFLVTQYDLEYLDLSANSIQTNIPSWIWNLPSLYSLNLSCNQLTGSLPSRLTLPMYFDYLDLHNNSLEGALPLPSAGASLLDLSMNQFNGSIPSHNGAYLENARFLSLSRNNLSGAIPDSICTPYLQVLDLSKNTLSSVIPPHLTRNCSSLSVLDLAENHLEGKLPAEWGNITNMHTLKLNCNHLRGVIPSSISEGRSLQVLDLGNNDLEGTLPHWIGKLSQLHVLVLRSNHFHGSIPRQVIGLPNLQILDLSGNHLSGAIPSNLTNLLAMVNASQNNSNHLEEYSSSGATYTNQIKISWKGWDVEFVKVLFILKCIDLSNNSLSGSIPFKMGSLQGLIALNLSRNHLSGRIPKTLGHMEQLESLDLSLNRLNGNIPLELEFLSYLEFLNLSYNMLDGKVPHGGQFLTFGESSYLGNLNLRGIPFTNISVCNNSSGYGNCTSIERIGEAKNSDGEMIGWAVGLGLSYGLGFSVVIGVLTLNKRVRKRAFDFYDVVILAIDGCIRG is encoded by the coding sequence ATGACTACTTTTGGTTTTAATTGGAGTCTTGACCTGTCGAATACCAgaattgaaggtgagattccagCTGCTATAGGGAATGTGTCTTCCTTGAAGAGTCTTGACCTGTCGAATACCAGAATTGAAGGTGAGATTCCTCTCTCCATAGTCAATCTCTCTAAACTTGTTTCTTTGGAGCTGTCCTACAACAAGTTAACTGGGGTAATCCCACCTTCATTGGACTCACTTTCTTCCCTTGTTAGTCTTCACCTTTATGCCAACGAACTGAATGGTATGATTCCATCTACAATTTCAAATCTTGTTCACTTAAGAAGAATTTGGCTCGACTCCAATAGTTTAAGCGGCCTCATTTCCCTTTCCGTATTCGATAATCTAACTAGACTTAATGTCCTGCATCTTTCTCACAATCACTTAACTGTAAACATTGACTCAACATGGATTCCGCAGTTTAAGCTTTCCTTTTTGGGACTAGGTTCTTGCAATTTAGATAGAATTCCATCGTTTCTTGTGACCCAATATGACTTGGAATATCTGGACCTATCTGCTAACAGTATCCAAACAAATATTCCATCTTGGATATGGAACTTACCCAGCCTTTATAGTTTGAACCTTAGCTGTAATCAATTAACTGGGTCATTGCCATCTAGACTAACCTTACCCATGTATTTTGACTATCTAGATTTGCACAATAATAGCTTAGAAGgtgctcttcctcttccttctgctGGTGCTTCTCTGCTAGATCTGTCGATGAATCAGTTTAATGGTTCTATTCCTAGTCACAACGGTGCGTATCTTGAAAATGCAAGGTTCTTATCCTTGTCGCGGAATAACCTCAGCGGAGCGATTCCAGATTCTATTTGCACTCCATATTTGCAGGTTCTTGACCTTTCAAAAAATACGCTGAGCAGTGTCATTCCTCCTCATTTAACCAGGAATTGTTCTTCTCTTAGTGTTCTAGATTTGGCAGAGAATCATCTGGAAGGTAAATTGCCAGCAGAGTGGGGCAACATTACAAACATGCATACATTGAAGCTCAATTGTAATCATTTGAGAGGAGTTATTCCCTCATCCATTTCAGAAGGCCGATCTCTGCAAGTATTGGATTTGGGAAATAATGATTTGGAAGGCACCCTTCCCCACTGGATTGGAAAGCTATCACAGCTGCATGTGTTGGTCTTAAGGTCTAATCATTTTCATGGCAGTATCCCACGCCAGGTAATTGGCCTTCCGAATCTTCAAATTCTGGATCTTTCTGGCAACCACCTTTCAGGAGCTATTCCAAGCAACCTTACAAACCTGCTTGCAATGGTCAATGCATCGCAGAATAATTCAAACCATCTCGAAGAATACAGTTCAAGTGGTGCTACATATACAAATCAGATCAAAATTTCCTGGAAAGGCTGGGATGTTGAATTTGTGAAAgttctctttattcttaaatgtatTGATCTTTCAAACAACAGTTTATCAGGGAGCATTCCTTTTAAAATGGGATCTCTTCAAGGCTTGATAGCCCTTAACCTTTCAAGGAATCATCTCAGTGGCCGAATCCCAAAAACATTGGGACACATGGAACAACTAGAGTCTCTGGACCTCTCGCTAAACAGGTTGAATGGCAACATTCCCTTAGAACTTGAGTTCCTGAGTTATTTGGAGTTCTTGAATCTATCTTACAACATGCTTGATGGAAAAGTACCCCATGGAGGACAGTTCCTAACTTTTGGGGAGTCGTCCTACTTAGGCAATCTTAATCTACGTGGGATTCCATTTACCAATATAAGCGTCTGCAACAACTCTTCTGGCTATGGCAACTGCACAAGTATTGAGAGAATTGGTGAAGCAAAGAATTCAGATGGTGAAATGATAGGATGGGCAGTCGGACTTGGATTGAGTTATGGTTTGGGATTCTCTGTTGTGATTGGAGTATTGACTTTAAATAAGAGGGTGAGAAAGAGAGCCTTCGATTTTTATGATGTTGTAATTTTAGCTATTGATGGGTGTATAAGAGGTTAA